The region CACTGGTGGCAACAGCACCAGCTCAAATTTACAGTgagaagaggaggcagaagcATTTCTAAAGCTATTTAAAATATAGATGAATATATAGGTGACTCTTGCCAACTTTTATCTCCTGCAGCAGCATTCTGGACCCTTGTTTCACCATGGTGTGGCATCCACCTTTTAAGCAAGTCTACTTTAATTACTGCAACACAGCctaataaagcaagaaaaatacagtaagcTCCTTGGATAAtccagtggttttgtttgtttttagcaaCTAGGcattgaataaataaaatgatCAAGTGAAGCCAACTAGCTGAAGGAGTAAGAAACAACCAATTGCACGAATActggcagggaagaaaaaccaCCTATGCAAGAATAGCATGAAGGAGGAACCAGAGATTAAAGGGAGTACACTGTTGATTCTTCGGTCCCACACAAAAGTAGCAGCATGTGATACTGAGTTACGCTATAAAAGAGCAAGGCAAATGTTTTCCACTGTGCTCAGAGGGCTtgtcagcaggaaaaagaaaaaaaatatatacacagcAGAATAGACAGTGTGGCTTTGGGgtttccctccccttccccccccctcccaaaaaaaaaaaatctgagtgtaaaaggtacaaaagaaaaaagatcacagaaaagaaaaactgagacaagggaggaaaaaacagctATAAGGAATTAAGAGCCACTTTCTGACATGGTTTGCACAGAGGAAGCACTTCTTCattaacagagaggaagaaataCTTATCACACAAAGCTGCAGAAGAATTCACTGAGGCTATGAGCAAAAAGCAACAGCCAAGAATTGAGGATGTGGGTTCACTGCTACTTGAAGTATTAAACAATAAAACCGTCACCTTCGTTCTGGAATAACCCCCTAATTTCCCTCACAGAGTAGGAAAACAGACTCCTTTTTCAGAATCCTAATTGTTACACACAGCATTACCATGCATACTACTACCTTGATTTGTTTCCtgccaccacccccaaaaaaatgttttccaaaacaaaagtCACAAGCAAGTTTcagacaaaatatatatatttttaaaaaatctttacaatAAGTCAGGAAACATAGGAGCTTGCATACAGTTTATTATAACAACTCAGTTCTCAGCTCCCTACAGTTCAGATAACCCTGGTGACAGTGTTTACAACTTCTAACTTTTGCTTTCATAACTTTAAAGCAAACAATACATTTGAGTGTATTTTACTCTGTGCAAATAAGACAACTTTTGGAATCCTTCAGAAGAAATATCCAAGATTCTGTTTGCAGAGGTCCTTTGTTTCTCAAAGATGATTTATGAGagtttttgttttaagataaAGTGCTCCTGTCCAGCAGAACCCAAAGGCCTTCAAGAGTTCAGAGAGTAAGTTTAgctcagattaaaaaataattggtcATACAAATTCCAGCTTCCCATGTCCGCTGTACATTCCCCAGTGGACTAGTGAAAGAATTTTATCATTGCTGAGGTCTGAATGTCTCATTTTATCACAGGTCATGCAGCAGTTCTCGTGACCAGTCACAGGCACCATGCATTCCAAGTCCAATTTTGCCACCTGCCCTTTTTTCGAATGATGTCCATGAAAACTATAGTGCAAACGGGAGAGCATTTGCTGTCGTTGATCCTGCAGTCTCTTATTTTCACTCCTGAGCATCCGCAAGGCCAGCATGATGAGCAGCACCAAGATCAGCCCACCAGCTATAGGAACAGCAATTACAGCTGCCCTGAACCATAACTCTTTTGAAGAGGTCAATTCCTGCACCTTGGTGATGAGGTTCCTGCTGCTGTCATGTTGATATCTGCTCCCTTGTCCTGCAGAGGGGAAAGACGGGAAGCTTATTTCAAGTACCAACAATTAGTTTATATATAAGCACCTCTCTTAAACACCACACTGACAAGTTAAAAGAGACACAGCTACACACTGCAGCATCTACAGAAAATGCTCctataaagaaaaagatgagTCCCTAAGGCTGTTTATAACAGAGAATTTCTGACCCTGATAGCTGATTTAACTAGGAACACCACTGCCATTGCTTCTCAGATACAATGTTAAGCTGGCAAGAAAGACCTCTAATACTAAAGCGGACAAGAAAAGCTACTCAGCTGAGATGCTCCCCTGCATCTGCTACCTGCTTCTCCCTCTGGCGTCTCTACTTACATTAACAACTAAAATGAATAACAGTTGTACAAGGTTTTGACTGTCACCAGCCTGATGGCCAGAAGACAGATTTCACTGAAGCTTCCTTGCCCTACCTGAAGTATCGCCCCTGGAAGGAGACAAAACATCATGCAGTCCTCTGTAATTGCACATATCTTCATGACAGCATTCCATTGTGGACACGGTGGTGGTGCCAGAGTGGTTTTGTGCTTGTTTGGCTTGGCAGATATCAGCTGTGCTTGCAATAGAGTCCAAGCAGCCATGAGTAAGTGGGGAATGTGTATTCTGAGGATCGAGCAGTCTGGAGAAGCAGGCGCTAAGCTCAGATTTGCACATGTAGCCAGTTGCAACACAGTGTGCAGCATCACAGTAGCATCTGATTTCACCTGAAAAATAGAAATTGTGCAAGAAAAAGTAAGAATTTGGTCCTCGAAGGGCACCTCACTAGGTACTCTTATTAGCCACAAGCATCACACAATGAAACTCAGTGCCAGTTTTGGGGTGGTACTCTAGACTGTAAATCCGTGAGAGCACTTGTTTCCTTCCCACTGTACAGTGCTTACCTCGTTGTAACCTTAATCCCTGCAAATGCCTCAGGGCACTTGTTTTAATTACTAGTACTATAGCCCTTTGAATTAAATCAGGAACATTTCACTAAAACAGGGAttgggggagggcagggggggaggaaggtcacagtgccttttttttccaaaggtaaaTAACTAACAAGACCATTTTATAGCTACTTCCACTCACTGTCAGCAGTTGCATTAAACCgcatttaaaatgaaatcccAGTTTTAAAAGCAATACACGCCTTCAGTCCCATAAGGAAGTCACATCTACGTTTTAAACCATTACTACAGGAACAGCATTCTATTTTTATAATCGTAACACTTCTCTTAACAGCGCGTAAGCACACAACAGAAACACTAAGTTTAAAAATTTGtgtgacaaatgaaaaaaaaaattagaactgcTGAATTGTTTATTACCTTTCAATACTGTGCCAAAATTTAAAAGGTTTAACTAACACCTTATAAAGCTATTAGCTAGAACCATTACCATCCAAGTCTCCCAGTCAGGAAGGTTTTTACTGCGTGAAACTGGGCAACTATTTGTAATTTCTCCaaaaagggagaaattcttcaAGTAGCTGTTCTTGCAAGAAGGCTTTTTTATCAGTATTATAAAATAGAAACAGTGCTATTTATAATTGATCTGTTCGCCAGAGTCAATGTCTCTCAACTTAAATGTAAAGTCATTAAATGGGGTGAAATTGCGAGGCTAAAAGCTCCTCCTTGCCCCTCCCCAGTTTTGCACGCAATCCAACATGCGGTCAAAAAGGGGAAACACTTAGACTGAAAATCCTCGACCAGCTCTATGAAAAATCTCTCAGGAAACCTCAAAAATTTCTGAAGGAAGCGATAAAACAGTTCCCTTCATAAAACTCTTCATTTCGCGCACTCCAAACTGCTCTGGTACGAATTACACGTGTCCTGTGCTGTAGGGAAAACTTACTCCTTCTAGACAAATTGCAACTCAAACATAATTCAGTGTACCATCGATCCAAGGTTTAGGAGGAAGCCAGATTTTGGAGCTATCCTTAGAAGAACGGACTTAAAACTACTTCTAATGTGCCTGCTGTACTTGCCGTCATAGTGGCACCAAGGCTTTCAAAGTCAACTGAATTGTCAGAAGTCTTCTTTCTACAGTCTGCGCTTCAAAACACAATCTACAGGCCTCCCGGCTGTCACCTCTTCCTGGGATGCCTCCTACCACCCCATACCTAAAAAAAATGCCCTGAAAGATGTTAAAGACGATTTCAACCAAGGCAGCTTCCCCTCTTCAGCCTACCTTAATACTTTCCTCAGAATGCTACTGCGGGCTCCAGGCCTTGAAGTTCCCGCTGCTCTTTAATAACTCTGCTTAATAGAAGCCAAATGATGGAGTGTCTCACTGTCTCCACTACAATTCCCCTTGGGCTTTTAGACCAAGTAACCTAATTTCTTGTGAATTCACACACACTGTCATCCAGcgtgctattaaaaaaaaaaaaaaaaaaaaaaaaagactcaatcGTTCCCTAAGCATTCGGTGTGAggtctcccccacccccccacccccgaaaaaaataaatagttttcatCGTTTTCTCACTGTCTGAGAGGTAAAAATAAGACGCAAACAAGGAACAGCACCAGAGCTGACAGCCCTTTTATGAGTCTCAGCACAGCACGGGAAGAAAGTGAAACAACACACATACTTCCATTTTAACTGTTTATACAATCACGcttaaaatactacattttattGACCTAAGACAATCTTATAAACAAAATGTGACAGGCTAGTCGTCAGGTTAATTcaactgctttttaattaaagCCACGTTTTCGGTGAAACAGAATGGACTTTGTATTACTGtattaaaactgtatttctgtcaATTCATAAAGTTTCTTCCTGTGCTATGCAAAAGGCCAGAAAGGGTATTTAGTATTTTGAAACAGTGAACAATGCCCTTCTGTTCCCTCCTCTTTCTTGTTACTGTATGTAGctattaaagaaaaatgtctgctttTAGTCAAGATGGCTACAGGAGAGACTGCAGGCTTCTCTTAAAGCTTTTGAAGTCAACAGCAGCCAGAAGTCTGTGATCCCCTAATTATATCATTATCAGGCACATAGTTTCAGTATCTGCGACTTCACATCACTCAGTCACTCCCTGCTCTGCCCGCTTTGATGGGGCCAGCAGGCTCCCCCCTGCACTCTGCAAGGGCTGTTATTTAGGGTTAATTACAGCCTTCcttccaaaataaataaacaccGTCGCCCATCACCACGGCGCTAACTTCTCCTTTAACCTCTGCCCCGGAGCACGGCGACTGCGGCCGGCTCGCAGGTCGCCCCTGCCCGGGGCGGGCGCTCCCCGGGCGGCAGCCAGCCCCCCGCCCGGCCGCAGGCGGGTCaccgggctgggcgcggccgggcCCTCGCGCCCGGACGGGCCGGCACCGGCGGCCAGGTGGGCGGGGAGGGACGGGACGGGCGGGCGCTGCCTCGGCGGCTCCCCGGCCGCCCGCCAACAAAGGGCCGGCTCGGGGCTCCCGAGACAGCGCGGGCCCCGCCGCGACCCGCTCCCGCCGGCCTCGCCTGAGGGGCGGCCGCGGCACCGACACCGCCCAGacggctgccccggggccggtCCCCCCTCAGCCGCCCTGTTCCCCTCGGGCGCCCCGTCCCGCTCTCAGGCGCGGCTCCCTGCAGGCGCCCCGAGTCCCCTGCCGCGGCCTCACCTCTGGTGAGCAGGACGGCCATGGCACACAGCTCCAGTTGCAGCCAGACGAAGATGTAGCTGGAATGACGATCCATTTACCCGCCTGCCCGACCCGCGGCGCCGCGCCGCTCGACACAGCCCGCAGCGCAGGCACGGCCGAGCCGCCGCCGTCGTCGTCGTCGCCGCCCGCCCCCTCCGAAGCACCGAAGAGCCGCTCGCCCGCGGGCAGAGCCGTTGCGCGGCCACCGCTgcggcaggcagggagggaggacgGGACGGCCGCGGCTCTGCCtttgccttcccctccctcctccgcGGCGGCTCCGTCCCCAGGAGCGACGGACGCGGCAGCCCGGCACACGCTGCCTCACTgacacggcggcggcgccgcccgccccgtaaataccggcggcgccgggcgcgggccgggccgccgcgccccgcccccttccccgccccttccccgccccATTGGCTGCTCCGCGCAGGGGCGGGCGGgtccgcccccctccccgcccccccggcggcggcgggctcgGCCCCGCGGCGCGACGAGCGTTCCCGCCCGCGGcgcccccgggcggcggcggcggctccgggcgggCTGGCTGCGCGGGCTATTAACCCCGCTTAATTCAATGATGGGCACTAAGTGCAGGTCTCCGGCACCGCCCCGGGGCTTTGCCGAGACGGCGATCGCTGGCGGCACGGAGCGCCCTCGCTCGCTGCGCTCGTTCCGGGGCTCTccggggggcggggagcgggctcCGCCGGGACCCCTCGAAACAATCCCCTCGCGGAGGCAGCGGCGCCGCCTGTCCTCAGCGGACGTAGTGGCTCTGGCTGCAAAGCGGGGCGCAGCCGCGTCTGCGGGCTGACCGGCACCGCACCTCCGCGCTGCGCGGTGCCAGCCAGAGCCAAAGCGGAGCGCGGCCGTTCCCTCCCGCCCGCTGCCCCGGACGCGCCAGGCCGCCGGCCCTTCCCCGGCCGCTCCGCTCCTGACGCCCGCGGCTGTGCGAGGGGACAAAAAGTTTCACGGCAGCCGGGTTTGGGTTGtgggttgtggtttgtttttgttttttccccaggttaTGAAGAGCCCCCGTTCGGGTCTGAGGCAGAGGTAAGGCAGCTCGGCCGGCGGCAGGGCGCGGCCGCGGCCACCGGCCCCCACGGGGGGTCTCTGCGCCTCCCGCTCAGCCCCCCGGCGTCTTCCACGCTGCTGTCACCTCCGCCGGCCCGTGGGTCAGAGCCGTGGGTCTCCTTCCCGCGAAAAATGGCTGTCGGGTATGGAAGCACGAGGGGATGTTCCACCACCGGGCCCTGTGACACAGCTCCTGGGGATCGTGTTCAGCTTGGACAGTTTTCCTTCACGTGTTGGTCCTGAAAACAATGTGCCCCGTAGttaaaatttctctttcctaacTTAGTTTTCTCCGTTCTGTTCTCATTACATTTTATAAGCCTTGATTTCTACAGCACTTGCACACCGACTGTTTCCCATTTATGGgcaaaatgctttaaatatttggGTCCACAGCTAGTATTAAAGCTGTTGGATGATGTGCAGATAATAAGTTTGTAgcaaaaattacttcagaattttaatttgaaatgttttgtgagCCTTTAAAGACGTTTTCAATTCAGGACATAATACCTTGTGACAGAGACATTCCTCCcctgaaagagaaaggaggaaatatGAAATCTGAGATTGAGATAACTCCGATTTACTTTGGCAGAGAGGAACAGACTGGATCTCCAGCTAATTAGTGCTGATGCCATCACACGTTATAATGGTTTTACTGTGAGTCTTCTGATTAGCATATGTATAAGAGAGATACACGTGTGCTGCACCGCAGTCTTTACACTTATGTTATACATATTTGCGCTCCACCACAAAGTAATTTTCTAATTCTTGTTTCTGTTTAGAAATTACAAAAACAGCGAGATCAGCCAAGCCATATCTCCCACTCTGGCACCAGCTATCAGACACTCATTTGCAAACATACGAAAATATCATTCATTATAACTTAGAATCATTACAGCAACATGTGcaattctgtttcttctgttcctACCACCGGTGACAAGCGCATTTAGCTGATCTCATTTGTTACATGCAATACCAACAGACTGGAAATGGCTTTTATTCGTGGAGCCACATTACTGCACTAAGTAACATGAGAGACTCCCTGAGTATTATAAACATCCTGGCCGAGGGAGCACGGACAGACTAGCTAGAAGGCAATGTGCTCGAGATcagttttgagcagaaaatttcatTGACAGCTGTCAAGTTTGAATTGTGAGGTGCAATTTACTGTAAAAAATTGCTAATTCTGTACACTACAGGCATGCTTGGAGCACCACAAGTGACAGAGGGGCAGCAGGAATCACTCCCCAGCCTTAGTTCCCTCCAAAACCACTAATTTAAAAACCCTTTTGGGAACTTGCAGATCTAGCCAGGGTGTCAGCAGGATTTGATGGATTTACCGTGTCTCCTAACTCGTATTCACCATGTCTCCTAACTCGCTGGTACTCTGCATGGGGAGATGGACAAGGATTGTATGGGGTCCTCTGACAGACcataacaaacaaaataatttagctTCTGCAGTGctaatttgcttttgttttagagGCAAGAGCAAGCAGGGCCAGATCGGCCTGTAAAAAAAGGGACAGGAGACAGACCCAGCACAAAGCAATAATAACAACATGTTCTGCAACCAAAAGGAATGTGGGATAATGACTACAAGGAACCATCAAGGAAAGCGTCGGGAGCCCGAGGCCGCATGACGTGTCTCCAGCAGCCATGGGAGAGCAAGCAGCCTGGAGTCTCCACTTGAACTGACTACGAAGCCCCGTAGAGCACTGGGCTGCTCCCTCCCACCAGATACGCAGATACGGTGAAGCCCTTTGAAACCAACAGGAATGAAGGACCTGGTTGCAAAATCATCCTCTGAGTACCTCAGGGAAAAGGACTGCTTTGGGAAGCATCCCACAGGAGCACGCTCAAAACTGTGTCACAGATGTCTTTAAGAAGACAAAATTGCCAACCAAAAGAAGAGATCCCTCCAAAGAGGCTTTAAGGCCACTCAAATACTGGTTTGGTTCTTTTACTTCATTTCACAGGCCAATAGTTGCAGTGCAAGTTTCTGCCAGGAGGACTTGAGAACTGGTGACTCCTTCTTAAAGACCAGTTCAAACTAGCATCCGAGGTCCTGAACTATTCCAGACCAGGGCCTGCTTTCCCATACAATCACATTCAAGAAAAGGTTCACTGTTTTCCACCAGAAGCATGTGAGCAGCGCAGCCATGCAAGAGTTTCCCTCCCAATGTCAGGTGGTGAAATCCATCTGATGAAATCCCAAACCACATCCACCACCTTCTCCAGAAGTTCTATGTGCTTGAGAGCTCCATCACAGGCATAAGAGGATGACTGGAATGAAGGGTTTAGGTATTTCCTAGATCAAGGAGGAAAATAAGACAAGCCAAGACAGAGGTCAACCTGGCAGCACTTTCTAAGTACATAACTTTGAACAAGAGCAAAGCTCCTCTCTGGCTCTGGGAACCCAACTTTAGAAAATTCAATCTCCTCTCTTTGTATTGTTTCTTTAATatattctccttctctttttcacGTGAACGGACATCAatgcctgtccctgctgcttctgcctaCTGTTTATGTGACACCAGCAGCAGCATGCCTGTAAAACTGACTAAATTAAGTTAAAACCTCAGCCTGCAGGTGCCCCTGATTTAAGCCCTGGAAAAATGGCAGCTTTGAACATTATCATGAATCCCTCACCTGTCTATAAACTTGCTTGGCATGCTGGCAACTCGCCACCACTTCCCCCAAATGTTCGGATGTAACACTTCCGTCTAACTCTATCAAACAGTAACGATGTTAACACAGTATTCTCCACTTGTTTGAACCCTTCCACCACCACCAcgacctcccccccccccccccaaaaaaaaaaaaaaaaaaaggtaggcaAAAATAGAAATGCATAACAGCTGCAATTTGGAAATCCTTTCTACATTCACATAGTCAAGGCATcacagcagccctgtcctggggAAACCCACATTCCTTGGGGAGCCAAGGATTTGCATACTGCTGGATTTGCATGTGCACGCTGGCATTTGCCAGTACTGCACGTAAGATGTTGATTTCACTAGCAAGGAAAGAATAGTATTGCTACACTGCAGTCCTTTCAAATTAGTGTCAAGAGCAAAGTTTGTGCACTATATCCATACTTTTCTGCACCTTCCAATTATGATTTGGCTGGGAATTTCTCGTTTGGAAATGATACGAAGTTAAAAGCCTTGCGACTTCAGAGCAATATTAATCTGAGTAGGTTTCTTTTGTTAACTGCTCAACAGTAGCCaacaaacaattttattttcccagttATTTACTAGCATTTTGGATGTGATACACACAAACTAATTCTACCAAATTAGCTTTATTTATGTCGATTAttgcctttaaaatataattaatgctTAAACTAGCATAGCTATGCTCAGCATAAAGCCCAGGGGGCAGGGAACATTGTATGACTCTATGCAATTTCTTTGGCCTCTCTGTTCAGGGGCTGGCCATGGATTTACTGAATCAAGTAGCCATTTCATGAGCTAAGACTATGCAGACCCCAAAGCCtggctccttccccagcctctcccctgTGACAGACAGGCTGCAGAGCAGGTTCCCGCAGGTGAGTAATTCCCAGGGAGCTTTATCCCCCATAGCTGGGGCAGTTCAAAGAGGTGGATGGAGGCCCGCACGCTACTCGCCTGCTCACTTTCAGTAGCAATTAGCATGTCCCCAGTGAAACTCA is a window of Athene noctua chromosome 2, bAthNoc1.hap1.1, whole genome shotgun sequence DNA encoding:
- the BAMBI gene encoding BMP and activin membrane-bound inhibitor homolog, translating into MDRHSSYIFVWLQLELCAMAVLLTRGEIRCYCDAAHCVATGYMCKSELSACFSRLLDPQNTHSPLTHGCLDSIASTADICQAKQAQNHSGTTTVSTMECCHEDMCNYRGLHDVLSPSRGDTSGQGSRYQHDSSRNLITKVQELTSSKELWFRAAVIAVPIAGGLILVLLIMLALRMLRSENKRLQDQRQQMLSRLHYSFHGHHSKKGQVAKLDLECMVPVTGHENCCMTCDKMRHSDLSNDKILSLVHWGMYSGHGKLEFV